GTTCCATTAAGTTACCTGTGAATATCTGGACTGCATTTTCAATATTTTCAATATCGTTTAAAATGTCATTGATATATTGTTTGGCAAGATCACCAATTAAAGAACTTTCTATAAAGAAATCGTTGGCCAGAAGTACGCTGGTATTTTGTGCGAAAGTGCCGAATGACTCTTCCTTATACCGCCGGTTTCCATCTTCTGTTTTTTTGAACAGGTGAACGCGTTCTTTGGGAAAGTCTGATAGTACGAGCGGCGAATGGGTCGCAATGATTAATTGAATTTTATATTCCTTGAAAATGGCATTTAAAAATTTACAAAGAAAGCTTATATACTTTATCTGCCAGCTTGGGTGCAACCCTATTTCGCCTTCATCTATAAAAATGAGTAGGGGGCGATGTTTTTCGGTCAAAGAAGATTTTACGACATGCATTCGTGAAAAAAGGTCAAGGAACATTTTTTCACCACTGCTAAAGTTTCTCCAGTCGAAGGAAATGAATTTATGCAGGTTGGGTACGATATTTCTTTCAACACCTTCTTTCGGCGCTACATAGTTTAATACTTTGAATAATTCCGTAATCGCGGGGTCATCGACGGAAACTTCCAGCACCAACAAATGATTGGAATCTGTAAAGTATATGCCTGTTTTTCGGGAGGAGAGCAATCGGTATACAATTGCAATTAATTGAGGAAAAATAGAGCTTTTAAAGAGGTCATCGTTTGCAAAAAACTTTTCGATGAGTTTTATCAATTTATTAGCATACTTGCTTTTAAATTCTATTATCTCTTTGGCTAAATCATCTGAGTAATTATGATGAAGGACTCCTGGAGTTTTGATGCCGTTGATGGATAGGAAATACATAGATAACAGGTTCCTAAGAAACAAGATCTTGGCAATGACTTTTTTCTTGGATTGATCCTCGGAGTGCTCCCTTAATTGCGTGGCACAATCTGCAGTAAGTTTGTCGAAAAGTGAATAGCCCCGAGCTGAAATATCTTCCTTGTTGGGATTCAATCTGTTAAAATGGATATTCAAAGTTTTTGGCAATTCAAAAGGCAGATCAAATTCACCCTTTGTTTCATTGATAAAGTTGATTTGTCGTTTGCTGTTTTTGGTTTTATGAAAGAGAAAATCGTGGTTTGAATCCATATACCCGCCATTTTTATCCAGATCTTCCATCACTATTTGTGTCAGGGAAATATCGAAAATTTGGGGTTTACCATCTTTTGCAAAAAAGTCAATGACGTTAAAATCGAGAAAGGGAGAATAATAAATCATGGGACGGTCCAGGTCGTAATTTTCGAAAGCTGAATGTTCAATCCTGATTTTCTCCATTCCTGCGCCTACTTCCGGCTGAACGTTGCTCTCCCTTAAGGAGTGTATGATAAAAACCGTTTCAAAATCCAGTTGGTAGACCATCAAATATTTGTAGTTGTTTATATAATAATCATCCTCTCCGTCTGTGGGCATCAATATTTCGGTGATAGTTTTGAGAAGCGTCGTTTTTCCTATTCCATTTTCCCCGGCAATAACATTGATATCATAGATATTTTCACCTAAAATCTCCTTCAAATAATTCCTCCTCTTCGAGATGTGAATTTTTTCACCATCGAATTTAATGTCAAATTCGTTGGTTAAATTCAACTCAAAAGGCAGGAAATTATCATAATCCTCTAAATACAGGTATAAGAGACTATTCATATCAAAATTTGGTTTGGCTGTTTTAGATGGCATGATTAAATTTCCTCAGACAAAGTGTTGGTTTGTAAATTGAATGATTGATAATATACCTCAAGGTTGTAGTTATCCCTAAGATTTTTAAAGTAAGTGGCGGCTTTCGTTGTTACTTCAGTTTGGGTTACGACGATCATTTTTTTTGCTTTTTTCCGGTCAGGCCAAAGCGCATATTCCATCAACTGCCCTACTGCCTCCCGAATTGAAGTGAGCAGGTTGGTGTAGGACTTGATCTCATAGAATATTTTCTCATCCCCATCCTTTACAACGATATCGATACGATACATTCCGTAACCAGCCCAATGTTCCCGTTTTACATTTTTTCTGCCATATTTCTTCCTTAATTTTTTTGCAAGCGCCTTGCAAATCTCCTCATGGAGGTATACTATTTCAATCGGTCTCGGGGGTGAAACATAAGTCCTTTTTCTTCTCCGGTCAACTTCAGTATCTTCGTTTTCCTCCGGTGGGATAAATGGAAAGTCGTCGTCCTGATCAGGCGTTACAATTAAATATTCTTCGCGAACAAACATTAAGGTGTAACGCTGTGCCCGATAAACAGGGTGGTCTTCCGGCAACTCATAATAAGGGTCATTTAGTTTTAAGTTTTCCGGCTTAAACCGGATATTGAACAAGTCAATCCCCTGATATTCTGAGAATCCTTTGATGTTGGCTCCTGATGCGATGATCTGGTTTTCCATCTCTCCCAGCCACCCCTGGGCACGATAATGATCAGTGATCTCGTTGGCTATATTGGTGTCAATGACCTCAAGGCCGGCAATCTCGCCTATCCAGTAACGAAGTTTGGTGGTATCGTTAATGCTATACAACCATATATCATATTTTTTACCGATGTAAGCTGCCTGGTATTTTCGCACCGGTTCAAGAAATCCGTAGTGATAACCGTCAATTAGTTTACCAGTATCAAAAAGCCATTCTTCATGACCATAGCCATAGCGCCTTTCATGGGCGGAATCATCGGCGCTTTTACCATCGGGACCGGATGGCATCACCCATCCATTTGAATTCCAGGTTAACCGCGATGCCCTTGCCTGTGTTTTAGCATAACCAAATAATAACTCAATATCTTCGGGCCTGGTAACCTTAATCAGGGTTTTCCACCAATCCCCGGCACCCTGTCCGGAGGGTTTTGGACCGGAATATAAAAATGGATTATAATCCCACACTACTGAAAGCTGCCCGGTTGAAATATTGTCGATACTTTTTACCGTACCAACTTTCACGATGTCAACAGTATTTTGCTTCCTTGCAAGGTAACGTATGCCAATACGGTCATTGACTTTTACTTTTTGTAATTTTTTATAGATAACCAAGCCTTCGCCGGTGGTTAGGTCATGGTCAGTAGCCCAGTATTTCTCCCTAACAAAATCATCTAACATGTTGACTTGATCACCATATTTTCCGAAATAGCTGGCACCCACCCAAAATCCCGGATGGTCGTATGGAACGTCTTGAACGATAAAGCGAATCGTAAAGCCTAATGAGGAGATAAAGTTTCTTGAACTATCGTTGCTTTTAAAATCGTCGGGGTGTAGTTTTTCGCCTGCAAATTCACTCGCAAGTTGGACCAGATACTTAAATGGGTAAGGTTTTCCAGCGGATTGAAGCCAGTATTCGTTCCATAAATGGCTATTGGGGACACCATCTTCCTCGATTTTAGCAATTGCAGCATGAATATGTTTTTTGGCAATAAAATCAAGTTGATGCGCCATAAGGATGATAGGGTTAACAAAAAATAAATATAGGCGATATTAGTAAAGAAAAACAATTCAATCTTCCCTGATAAGCCTATAAATTGCCATAATTAGAATCAATACTTTTTGAACGCCTACTAAAAAAATAAATGGTTAGGTATTTCCATCTGCTAAAAAAGCTTTACCTTGACCATTGGCAAGGCCTACCTAAACATAAACCGCCAACCATCAAATCACAATTATTTATGACACCTATTGAATATGAAATAACACCGGAAAGACAAATTGCCGTTGATAAGGCAATCATTGAAGATGAACTTTCGGATCTTAAAAAACACGCCACCAATATGCTATTGGATTTTGGCAGGTTCAACGATTTTTCTTCTAATCGGGCCATCTGGGAACTCGTTCAAAATGCATGTGACCTTACTAAGCACTGTGAGATCACACTGGATTACAGAAACGAAAAATTCGCATTCACGCATAATGGCCGACCGTTTACTTCTAATTCCCTTATTTCTTTAATTAAACAGGTTTCAGGTGATAAGGATGGATTGAGTGAAATACCGCCTGTAGGCAAATATGGAACCGGTTTTTTGACAACGCATTCCCTTGGACGAAAATTTGTACTCGACGGTTTTTTGGAGACCTCCGGACAGTATATTGAAATTAAAGACTTTCTTATTGATCGCAGTGATAAAAAATGGCCGGAATTAAGTAGGCAGATCAAATTACAAAAAGACAAAGTCTTTGAAATCATCGGAAAAGGAACGGAAGTATTTCCGGCTACTTTTTCAACCACATTTACCTACCTGCCAGAAACAGACCAGGAAAGAAATTATGTTAAAGAATCCTATCGTGACCTAGAGGAATACCTTCCACTTATTCTTACAATCAATAACCGATTAAAATCTGCAAAAATTATTTCTAAGGATGGTAATGAAACGTTATTTACCCGGTTGGAAAAGGAAAGCATAATCAATGAGGAGGAAATTCTACTTTATAAAACCACTGTGCTAATAAACAATGATGAAAAAGTAGTTTATTCTATTGCAGAAAATTACCGGGAGATTGAAATCATTTTGCCCATTAACAAAGATCACCAACTATTTACCTTCTCAGACAGGGTCGCAAGGCTGTTCTTGTATTATCCCCTTGTTGGCTCTGAACATTTTGGGATGAACTTTATAATCAATTGTAATAAATTCATGCCCACTGAACCAAGGGACGCTATCCATTTATTTAGCGAGAAGGACCAGTTTAGGGATGATGAATCAGTAAACCAGGTGCTTATTGAAAAAGCGTCAGACCTGCTATTCAAATTTTTGGACAGTACTTTAATACCTGTTGAAAATCCGCTTTTGTATGCTGATATCAATTTCAAAAGGGGGTCAGATGACCTTCTACAAAATAAATATTTTACGTCGCTTCAAACCAAGTGGATCGACGAATTCAAATATCTGACTATAGTCAAAACGAAGGATGGCTATAAAAATGCACTGGAAGTTTTCTTTCCCATTCCAGAATTATTGGAGAATGATAAATATTTCGACTCTGTTTACTACCTCGCCGAAAAGTTCTTTCCTGTCATGCCAACGAAAGAAACCGTCAGGGAATGGAGCAATTTTATAGCCAACTGGGGATTTGAAAAGGCAAATTATATTACCAACGAAGTCATTGTCGCCCATATTGAATTAAATGGTCTAAGCGACTTTGAATTTGATCACCTGAAAAACTATTACGATTATTTGCTGGAAGCCGGGCTTGAAAAAATGTTTATGGAATATGAGTTGTTGCCAAATTTGGATGGAGTTTTTCAGCCATTCAATTTGCTCAAAATTGCCCAAAATATCGACAAGCCATTAGTGGAAATTGGGAAGAAGATGATACCTAAAAGCATCGCTCAATTAATAGATCCCAGATTTAAATTCAGTTTTCCATTTGACAATTATAACCGGCGGAGTTTTTCAAATAGCATCACCAACAAATTAAATGAGGAGGAATTAGAGGATCTTATTTGTTTGCCGAAGGACTATAAAATTGAGGAATTTGATTTCGATGAGGAGCCGGGAGACGAATTGTACGACCTTGAAACATTTTTGGCATTACTGGATTATTGCAAGCTGAATTCGAGCAAAGACTCAAATAGCAAGCCCATGAAATTGATGTCCCTAATCAGTAAATATTATGGGGTAGACGCTGCGCTAATTGAAATAAAAACTATTAATTCCCAGGATGAGGACCTTGAACAACGGGCAGGACAAAAGAAAATAGTACAAATATTCCTAAATACGTTATACCAGCATACTTCAGAATGGGTTGAGGGTCATATTGACTTTATTTATGAAATTATCAGCTATAACGAAGATCGTTTTAAGGATGTGTTTTTAAGTTCTGAAATTTATCCTAATCAGGTATTTGGCTTAGAGCTTATCACTAGCCTTAAAAAAGACGGCGGCATTACTGACGATATTTACAAACTTTATAATACCGTCACTAAAAAAGAAATTGGAGAATTCTTAGGCCATAAAAAATTTAACGAGTTCCTGATTGAAAAAAACGAGGAAATGACTAACAAAACGCTGTCCACGGTAATTGAAGATATAATATTTGGGACGGATATTACAGACATCAATGAACATCCCTTTAAGTCGGAAATACTATGAATAATTTCACAAATCCAAGTCGAACCTTATAAGAGTCTTTTTACAAGGATTGATACCCATAAGGCAGCGATGATGTTAAGTATTGTGACAAATGAAAGCACCAAGGACGACATTTTTTCTATTGTAATCCTGGAGGAGAACCAATTAAAAGCGCTCGGAAAAATTATTAAGCGTCCCAATTTTGAAGACATTCTTAATAAGGCAATTGACGCCATCAGGCTCGAAAAAGAAAGAGATTCCGATTGGGAACATAAATACAAGATAGGAACCTACATCGAGGACAAAATAAGACTCAAGCTGGGTACTGAATTGTCGGAAAAAATTAATATTGACAAAGGCAAAAAACTGGAAGCGGAAGACATACAGGGTGGACAGGATATTGTGATTTCCTTTAACGGTGATCCATTATATTACATTGAGGTGAAGTCACGATGGGATTCTCGAAGTTCGGTTTCTATGAGCAAATTACAACTTGAAAAGGCCTCGAAAAACATTGAAATATATTCGCTGATTTCGGTCGATGTGACAAAATATAATGGCGAAGGGGACCGTTACCAGCTAAGTGAAGCAGAAATTATCCCTCTTATAAAAGTTCTCAATGGCTTAGGTTCCGAAATATTTCCACTCATCGAAAATAACTTAATCGCAGAAAGCGACGTGTCGTCCGCCGTAAAATTGATTGATTTTAGAGGTATCATCAACCAAGACACTATTAAAAACGGATTTGAATTTGATTTTTTTGTTGATGACTTAGTTGCTTCTTTAACCGAAAAAGTGAATGCGTTAATAGGTATGTAAAACTAACTATGACCAGTATTTAACATACTGTAACGATGGATTAAAAGATGACTAATATGTTCGTTAGGAATGATATTCGTTGAATTCTACACAAAAGACTGCTGAATTAACGCAAAGATTATGAGTATTCTATCTATAGATAGATTAACCAGGCAATTGATTGTAATTTTTTCTTCTATTATTATCAATAATAACAAATAGAGTTCATTTTCAAAGATCCATCGTTTATAGTTTAAATAAGCATGTTTTACCCTTGTTTTACTTTTCTGCAAAATCAGAATCCAGATAAAGATTTTTATCCAACCTCCGTACCAACCTCTTGCATACATTTTACCAATTGAATAGCAATAATTAACTTATATTCAAGTATTTAAATATGGTTTTGGATTAGTATTGTAAGTAATTCATTTATGGAAAATGATGGGATAAATCACAAAAAAAGCACTTACAATTCCGTAAGTGCTTGGTAATCAGTGGAGAATATCGGAGTCGAACCGATGACCTCTTGCATGCCATACGGCTTTTTTCAAATTATACCTGGTTATACTTTTCAATCAATTATCTAATTATCAATATTTTATGTAATTTTTTATACTAATTTATTTGGTGCTTTTAATCGAATATCACTACATTTGTTTTATCACAGGTTTATCACAGCTGTGAATTTTACAGACCACTTGCATGTTCGCTTGCATGCATTAAACACCATAAAAAATATTGCTATGGAAATTGCAGTAAAGCCAATACTTTGGACCTATCGAAAGATATTAGACACCGAAAACAACTACGTCATGGGTGAGCATGAGGTCAGAATCAGAATGACGCAGAACAGGGATCCCAAATACATATCCACGTGTTATAGCAGTTCCATTGAAAATTGGGATACCGAAAAT
The genomic region above belongs to Mucilaginibacter sp. KACC 22773 and contains:
- a CDS encoding AAA family ATPase; the encoded protein is MPSKTAKPNFDMNSLLYLYLEDYDNFLPFELNLTNEFDIKFDGEKIHISKRRNYLKEILGENIYDINVIAGENGIGKTTLLKTITEILMPTDGEDDYYINNYKYLMVYQLDFETVFIIHSLRESNVQPEVGAGMEKIRIEHSAFENYDLDRPMIYYSPFLDFNVIDFFAKDGKPQIFDISLTQIVMEDLDKNGGYMDSNHDFLFHKTKNSKRQINFINETKGEFDLPFELPKTLNIHFNRLNPNKEDISARGYSLFDKLTADCATQLREHSEDQSKKKVIAKILFLRNLLSMYFLSINGIKTPGVLHHNYSDDLAKEIIEFKSKYANKLIKLIEKFFANDDLFKSSIFPQLIAIVYRLLSSRKTGIYFTDSNHLLVLEVSVDDPAITELFKVLNYVAPKEGVERNIVPNLHKFISFDWRNFSSGEKMFLDLFSRMHVVKSSLTEKHRPLLIFIDEGEIGLHPSWQIKYISFLCKFLNAIFKEYKIQLIIATHSPLVLSDFPKERVHLFKKTEDGNRRYKEESFGTFAQNTSVLLANDFFIESSLIGDLAKQYINDILNDIENIENAVQIFTGNLMERILLIDEPIIKQLMIKKLREIRYA
- a CDS encoding sacsin N-terminal ATP-binding-like domain-containing protein yields the protein MTPIEYEITPERQIAVDKAIIEDELSDLKKHATNMLLDFGRFNDFSSNRAIWELVQNACDLTKHCEITLDYRNEKFAFTHNGRPFTSNSLISLIKQVSGDKDGLSEIPPVGKYGTGFLTTHSLGRKFVLDGFLETSGQYIEIKDFLIDRSDKKWPELSRQIKLQKDKVFEIIGKGTEVFPATFSTTFTYLPETDQERNYVKESYRDLEEYLPLILTINNRLKSAKIISKDGNETLFTRLEKESIINEEEILLYKTTVLINNDEKVVYSIAENYREIEIILPINKDHQLFTFSDRVARLFLYYPLVGSEHFGMNFIINCNKFMPTEPRDAIHLFSEKDQFRDDESVNQVLIEKASDLLFKFLDSTLIPVENPLLYADINFKRGSDDLLQNKYFTSLQTKWIDEFKYLTIVKTKDGYKNALEVFFPIPELLENDKYFDSVYYLAEKFFPVMPTKETVREWSNFIANWGFEKANYITNEVIVAHIELNGLSDFEFDHLKNYYDYLLEAGLEKMFMEYELLPNLDGVFQPFNLLKIAQNIDKPLVEIGKKMIPKSIAQLIDPRFKFSFPFDNYNRRSFSNSITNKLNEEELEDLICLPKDYKIEEFDFDEEPGDELYDLETFLALLDYCKLNSSKDSNSKPMKLMSLISKYYGVDAALIEIKTINSQDEDLEQRAGQKKIVQIFLNTLYQHTSEWVEGHIDFIYEIISYNEDRFKDVFLSSEIYPNQVFGLELITSLKKDGGITDDIYKLYNTVTKKEIGEFLGHKKFNEFLIEKNEEMTNKTLSTVIEDIIFGTDITDINEHPFKSEIL